actcaaattttttttttaaccatccaaaatTTTTTGGTACATAAAAGTTTTTCGAAAAACTTAATTTATCTTCTTCAGCACAAAAGCTTGAAAACTTGCGtacaaactatttttttttttttaaattatttttaaattttttaaaatttaggtttCTAATTTTCCAGAACAAGTAAATGTGGgtaaagttttttaaatttctttttcaaatttaatgtGGGTAAAGTTGGGAAAAAAATCATTTGGAATTCTAATCCAAGGCCCATTCACTTACTTTAGAAGAGCCCATCGTTCACAATAAGAAATTAGcaaactgtaaaaaaaaaaaaaacaaaagtaaaacaattaacaattaaaataaaaaataaattagcaaAATGCAGCCGCTGCCAGTTTTCTCTTGGAGTATCACAAATAACTTGGAGTCCCACTGAACTCATCTACCCGGAAAACTCACTCGGAGTCCGTCGTCGGCCGCCACAATCACCGATAAACTCGTCcaggttttttttcttttcttaaattCATATTTCGAATGCGTTTCCCACGCGATTTTTGCACCGCATCGTGATTCCCCGATTGTCTAGGTCTGAAATTTGAATAACTATTCCTATTCCTTTTCCCTTCTACAGAAGAAAAACAGTAACAATCATGGTACAGTGGCAGAGGCACATTTTCCCAATTCTTCGTCGCATTCATAAGGGAATCGACAATGCCAATCATTCGGCTTCAAATCTTTTAATTTCTCGCTTCAGTTCTTCTCTTTCACAAGGTTAATAGCTTTTTCTTTTACCATTTTGTGgtatttttagttattgaaGTTTGTTAAGGTTCATTAGCAAAAACCTTTCTTTGGTATTGTAGGTCAGTTACAGAGGCAATGGTCCACAAGTTTGCCTAGCTTTTCAAGGCCTATTTATCACTGTTTGCAACGATATCAGGTAAAATTAAAATCGTGTTTTGATTACACTATCATTAATTCATTATTGATGTATTGGTTCGAGTGTGGTGCTGTCAAATAGCAGCTATAGCATAGAAGATTTTGAACAAATAGCCGCTGTTTTGAGATACAGgatttagtacaaaatgttgTTAAATAGTGGCGCTTTTGTTAGTTTTTGTGATTTGCAATTGACAACGCTAATTGGTTTAGAAGTTTGAGGCATTGGTTTAATTGGAAGGGAGGGCATCTTATATTCTCATGTATGTCAAAATTGATTTGATGTTACGATGTTTGTTTGCAGCTGTGCTTTATGTAGTGGTAGTAACGGAATTAATTTTAACTAGTATTCACAAATTATTCACTAAAAGCCTGTTTCCTTTGAGAAATTGTGTTCTTTTTTCTGTCAGTATTTTTTGTACACATCTTTGAAAACAGGAGATAAGTTGAAAATAAGGTGATAGTTTTGTAGTTAAaagtgaaaatagaaaatggaAAACATTTTCTCAAAGTAAATGGGTTCTAAAGTTTTCTCCTATAGATTGAGTGGGGATTCTCATTGATACCATGACAAAAAGTGGAAGTGTCTTTTTTCtcattgattgaatttttcttttttatgtagTTTTGGATATTAAATTgtgaatcttgtgcattcaaaaatGATTGTGCATGTGCCAAGAGTTTCCTCAAGTTGTTAGTGTGGCATAAGAAAACTAAGACTCACAAGAAAATGTTGGCCTTTCATGATTATAGGTTGGATGATTTCACTCCTTCAGGCCTTGTAGTGGTTTCTTTAGTAAGcaattcattttaaattcatGCTCCTAGTGTAGAGAAGTTTTCacttgatattttattaagaaatcCAAAGTTTATTCTAAGGCAAAGTTTTTTGCCCCAAATGTGGTTCTGAATAGAATAAACACCAGTTATTTTTGGCAGAGTGGAATACCTAAAACTGCTACTTGCATTTATATTTGTGTAATGTGCATGACCAACTCTGAGTCAGTTATACATTGTTTATGTTGTCTTATTGCTAATTTTTTCTAGAACAGGTCATTTGGTGTTTGTAGAGAGTATTTGGTTTGTCTCTAGGGAAATCTTGACAATAGGGTTTAAAGGTTTGAACAAGAAAAATAGTTAAGATTGTGAGGAACTGTGCACCGTTTGATTTTTTGTGGTGCATCtggttggagaagaatgcttggATTTTGCATATCACTTCTTCTTTAAACATCTTTTCATATCAACAATCACCATCATAATGATTCCTCTTGTTGCTTTCTAAACTGTGTCAACTTGTTTTCTTGGACTTCATGATCATATTTTTTTGAGGTTTACATATACAAGCTTGTTTGAATTTATCTTCCAACTCACCAAATCACTATCTTGGGTCACACTGAGCTtgtgttataattattaaatctttGTAAAGATTTATTTAGCTACTGAAAACATCCTCTTCTTTATTTCAtgttatgtattttattatttggttcTATTCAGGGAATTTCAAGTTCTACTCAGTTGCTTGCAAAATCATCCGAGGAAACACCTGTTTCGTCACCTTTAGTTCCAATTTCGTTATTAGGGAGATCAACAGGTGAAGAACAGAATCAGAAAACTATTACTAAGGCAGACAAAGTTCAAGCAATACTAAAGGGAATAAAGCAGGTTTGAGATGCCTTATCTCTTTTTGATCTTGATGAATTGCTTTTGGTTTTCTTATATGCATGATTTGGATGTAAGTGATTTACATTCAATTTTACACTATGGGCATATTTGATAGATCTCAAAAAATCAGTATTTAAATTTTCGTcctgaaaattttaaattgaatgtaACAGAATTTTAATTGCTAAAATGTGCATCAAAGAAAACCAATTgcattttcatataaaaaaaagggAAATTAATGAAATTATCGTCATTTTGATGGAGAAATAGTTTCTACTTTATTCATTCAGTTGAGCTCCTTTGCTCCAAGCTTCCCACACACCCTTTCTCATTTGGACACGTCAAAATCACATCTACTTGTTAATAAACTGTGTTATTTTAATCAGTCTGAAACAATTTTATGCAGACACTTTGGCATCTAATTTTTTTCCCATTGAAATGTCTCCCTTAAAGATCTTGGTTGCTCTGGAAACAGTAATAACTTATGGTTAGACTTAATGTATGTTCATTTTTTAAACCTTATTTTAGAGTCCAAAGAAGGTCAACTTGGTTGCTGCTTTGGTTCGTGGTATGCTTGTTAAAGATGCATTGATGCAGTTACAAGTGACAGTAAAACGGGCTGCAAAAACTGTATATCAGGTAGTAACACTTGGTTTTATTCTGTCACCTAATTTGCCAAGACTGTAAAAGCTATATATTTTAATTGCCTTCGAAGTTCTTCTGGGATATGCTTCAGATTTTACTCATCATTTTTCCACTCCTAGACCTTtgccttttttttattttattttattttatttcgagTTGTAGATTTTTACATTGGGACTATATTTTGACACCAAGTTTCTTGTTAGCTTTCATTTTCCAATTTCatgattttttatctttatatctCCAATATCTCTAAATTTGCGGAGTCCTTCCTCTTCGATGCTCTATGCTTGATATTCTGACATATGCCCTAAAAATGTTTCATACTATAGATTTGAGGTCTTTTCGATTTCAATTGACAAGGAAGGTTTACTTCTACTGCTCTTTATAGGAAAAGCatgttttaaagttttttacAAATTGCAGGTTATTCATTCAGCCCGTGCAAACGCCTCTCACAATCATGGGTTGGATCCGGAGCGCCTCATTGTTGGTAATATTTTTTCTGTGCTAAAAAATGTTAGTTGTGAAGTTGTTTTATTGCCTTGTTTTCTTTCTACTAATGATGCTGTGTTCCTGTTTCTTACAGCCGAAGCATTCGTAGGAAAGGGATATTTTAAGAAGAGAGTTTCCTACCATGCCAGAGGAAGATCTGGAATCAGATTCAGAGCAGAATGCAGGCTAACAATTGTACTAAGAGAGATAACCCCTGAAGAAGAAGCAGATATTGCTAGGCTGAAGGTCCATAACTTTAAGAAGCTTACTAAGAGGGAGTCTCGACTTGTACCGCACCAGCTTATTGAGACCAATCCTGTTTGGGGACGGAAAAACAAATCTAACAGTCAAAACTTAGATGCTGCAGCTGCATGATCCTTACTTGTTTGCAAGTTTCATGGTTTGCTTTATGGCGATGGCATTTTTTTTGTCGAATTGATTCTTGTGCATCGTCAAAAATAGTTGAGAAATATGCAAACCATGTTTCACACTGAGACTAATTCTATAAATGCCTAGGTTATGTATTAGAAATTTGTTTGCCCCTTtatgcaaataattaaattttgtgcTGGAACATCCGTTTTATTCTCATTTATCAGCTTTGTTTGGTTTCTACAATAATGGCATGTCTAGTCATAAACATTGATGGTAAACTAGTAAGTTGACTAGGTGTATAATATTAGAGTTGGCAGAAATGGATGTTGAATCAGTGTTTGAAACCAGTATTGAAGAAATCGGATTGAATTGactattttttatcataattagtttatgtagtctCTTAATATGGACCTGGTCGAACGGTGGATCCGTATGAGTGTCCAACAATTATAGGTTTTTGATGTAGAATTGTCAGATTAattttagagtaattttttaaaggaaTTTAAATCCTTTAAtgtaaattgttttatttggataataaatttaaaatgaagaGATTTTATGAGATATTTCgtcaaagttaaatttatagaatttcaaatattacttaaaatttaagaattttaaattttctctttattttataaagtacATGTTGAATGAGAGAAAATAAGAGACATATAGTGAAATTCTGTCTGAACTatacaacaaaatcaattttatataaaaaagagaatGGTCAGCTTCACTTCGAACCATATCAAATTGTTGTACTACTATACTAAATCTGTCAAACTAAGCtcgaggagactgtttaagactATAGAGAGATATGTGAAATCGACAAACCATGGTAAAGGACTCCTCCTAAGCAACAAACCTAGGTGAttgctccatatacacttcttcttcaaggtCACTATGCAAAAAAAGCGTTTTTGACATTGGTGCATAGACCAATGTCTGATGGCTGCAAAAGAGAGAAGTAATCTAATAGAGGTCATCTTAGTCATAGGTGAGAAAGTATCATTGTAATCGAGACCAAAAATTTGAGTGTACTCGTTTGTCACCAAATGAGCTTTAAAGCGATCAATCttactatcaaataaatatattttcaacagtACAAATCATGAAataatctttataattttttcaaatttataattttgataatatatattttaaaatttgcatattagttcctatatatattttattttttttacaacttgATCCctacaaattttcaaaattcaaattggtctttGAAAATTTGCAAACTAGTCCCTTaactttttgaaaatttcaattttggtccaaattaaatttttatttttatttatttataaaaatagcttaattttaaaagaacagttcttttattcaaataacaaaatttaaaaataacagaaTTTCAATTGAAGtatttaaattatctaaaattctaattttccttaaattttcaattattccGTTGAAACACACTATTAGTGAATTTTAGTGGCTATCTTAAATTAACTAGTTATAACATGTAAAAACTAGGGTCTATGGTTGGAGCTCTTTTTACATGGTGCATATTAGATGTacttttctttaatatataactAGAATATGACCTATGCATTGCGCGGGATATAtagattttaatatattatagtattattgtaaataagattttaaaatttcaaaagtaatataatttatagattttgtttgtggagtatttttttcaagtgagtttatttgagtaattattatatatgaatttataAACACACATTTGAAGAATATGTAGAATGATTTGGAGAAAGTAATTAGAACTAATTAATAAAGTTGATAGTATATGAACCATTAATCATTTATAATCTATATGATGACCAGATAATccgttaaaattaatatattaatcaataatatgttaaaatttacatctttctaattattacattattttaataaaatattaattgctAAATATCTCAAATAGtcagaaaaaaataaatcactCTCTCATATGTGTGGTTAGGATCCATAAAgtcaaaaacaatatatatttttttaaaataaacccATAGTGAAGATCATCCTACAACAAAGtccataaattatatttagtattgaaaatcttaaaagtattttaataaatatgaatatatgtAATTATGTACCATAAAATCAGattaaccatttttttttactcatgtTGTcatgtaattataattttaaaatgattgagCATGAAATTGATCTTAGTTGGCACATTTAGACAAATACACAAAATGGAGAATATAAAGTgaaaagtataattaaaaatggcAAGACAAAATGAATGTTATTTTAAGCAGAGTAAAAATGGTTGCAACttacattttaatttaactCTAGTTACTCtcttattagaaaaatattattagataaAGTGGaagaacaaatttaaatttattgttaagtattatatatatatatatgattttgttaTTTGATATTCATTTTATTCTAGCTATGTCAAAGAAATGACAAATCTAAATTCTAGTGTCTTGGGTACGAAATTTCAATTGATCTAAGTAGGCAGATAGGAAATGGAGAATATAAAGTgaaaagtataattaaaaatggcAAGACAAAATGAGTGTTAATTTAATTAGAGTAAAATGACTGCaactaatattttgatataactCTAGTTGCTCTCTTATTAGAAAAATTGTATTAGAAAAGTGGAAGaacaaatctaaatttattgtcaaaatattgttagaaaaatatatatatgattttgttaTTTGGTATTCATTTCATTTTAACTCTGTAAAAGAAATGACAAATCTAAATTCCAATGTCTTGGGTATGAGATTTTAATACAACCTGACTTGAGAATTTTCACAAAAGAAATGATAAATCTAAATTCCAATATTTTAGGTATGATATTTCTATACAATCTGACTTGAGAATTTTCACAAACAACTTGTGTATGTACGTTTAAGTAGAAGTAAAACAAATGTAGAAACTTCAAGTAGGtagtatttttgaaaaaattgacaatataaaacatctttctaaaaaaataaaataattttttaatataaatattaaacattattcTTTTATCTATAAACGACAAATAGTTATCTcccaaaaatacaataataacacTACTATGAAGCTGAATATGGAcaatcttctttgtcttttggGGAGCTACTATACTTTTATACCGTAGATATGATCAAACATGTCTGCAAAAACAATACTCTAACTAACAACAATCTaggttttgagaaaaatgagcaaataagtataatatgttacaaaatacCACTTACTCAAAAACTATTtgtacaaaaagaaaagaattttTCAACTCTATCTACTTCTTGGAAAATAATTGATCTGCAAAGAGATTTCATATTGAGTTGATAAAGTGGGGTTACCAAAACTATACGCATACGGAAGGTTTTCTCATGTCAGTGGCAGACCTGCAATCAAAAGTTAATTGTATAAGACGTGTGAAAATggttacaagaaaaaaaattattgaccaTTTAAACAGTAACAAAATTGGAGGAGGcacaaaatacaataataacaattattcaataaaatataacggcgaagtaaatattaaaatttcattgtTGTTTTTAATAAGACACTAATTGTAGAGAGCACTCACTAAGAAATATTGTTTGAATGAGTAAaatagcatatatatatatatatatatatgaatgtatttgatttGCAAAACAATTGATATTAGACACAACAATATAAGAcaatacatataattttttgtacCTCATTGTGTTGAAAGAGAGGGGAATAGAGTATAAAGAGAGAGACATATCAGGGGCGAAGCTTTGTACCTAGTTCAGTTTTCTCATTCTTCCTCTCTCTTCCAGCcccttttctctcttttccaTCTGCGTTtctctcttttatatatatatatatatatatatatatatatatatgctaaaaaatatttatatagcaAAATTGATAGTGAGATGTCAACCTCTTATTTTGTtgaactgttttaataaaatagttatacATTTTAATCACACATGGCACATGAATAGTTATacataatattgattattgATTGTACTTTAATTTGTAAATCATCGCACATTCACACATTTATAGTTATGCATAATATTATATTCACTAAGAGggattatttgaataaaataacatacatatgcacacacaaaaaaaaagcttatatagcaaaattaaaattaatagtgAGATGTTATCATCCTATTTTGTGGGgctgttttaataaaatagttatacATTCTAACCACACATGACACTTAAATAGTTATATTGTACTTTAATGTGTAAATCACAACACATTAATAGTTATACACAATCTTAAATgctaatagtaataataatagtaaaatatgtgttaaagcaaattaaaaattaaataataaggaGGATGGAAGAGGGATGACATTTTAGATGTGTcacattaaatttttgtttagaaaacaatatttgaatgaaatgACACAATAATGAATGATATGTCATAGTAATatgtaaaaatctattttaatatattataatagataacCAAAACTACTTTTTAGTTtagatgattaaaaaaaatagcttTCATCgtagaaaataaaaactaccTTTTAACCAAGGAAATCGAAGCAtgcattttattaaaataaaaaatttaagaaaaatctAACCTCTTtccataaaaattaattaaattcttttGTAATATATTTGGTTTGTGGGGTATAAGGACTAGGTAGAGATCTCTAgtctatttttcaaaattgaaatgaatttgattttagGTGAATTTATTTCTCCCTCTATCGGTCCAATAATTTTGTGGGTATATAtctgcctttttttttttctttctttctctagGTACATACTTTATGAGTGGTAATACGGTACTACCACTTAGATTAAGTTGTGTGCTTTGAGAATCAAGGGagatacaataaaaaaattattaggttAAGAATAAGTGTGTGTCACAACTCGAAACTAAGTGTTGTGACCGACGTACAAGTTGTACTCCTACACTAACAAACatataaactaatttaacaATTAAGCAATTAAATAGTTCtaaataatcatttaaaaaaaataatatataatttttctcgaaatttcgacagagtatcctctatAACTTTAACGTtaccaaatttataaaatttatgtttaaacttCTAATGCAGTCATATTTCAAAGagcataatataaatatttaatacattttccAAAAGATTTTATAGACTCAAAATAGATGCAAAATACATCACGACTCAACAAACTTTACATAAAAAAGAGTtctcgatcaaagaggcctaaaaaaaaaaattgatcgaGACTTGAATCTACTAGCAGCTTGTTTCCCCTTTGTACCAAACTGGAAAACCCCTTTCATTTGTGAAACATGTAGGAATACATGTTCTCCCACTGAAAACTCCAAATGACGACGCCTTTTACCATAATAAGATTTTTGTCTACTTTGAGCTGTCACTAAGCAATCTCGAATCAATTTAACCTTTTCAATGGCATCTTGAATCAACTCTGGACCGACTAGTTTAATTTCTTCGACTTCAAACCATCCTATCGGAGACCTACACCGTTTTTCGTACAAATCCTTCAACAGAGCCATTTGAATACTAGATtgataattattattgtatGCAAATTCCATCAAGGAAAAATGTTGATCCCAACTACCTCTGAGATCCAGAACACAAGCACAAAGCATATCATCTAATATTTGTATAATCCTTTCAGATTGGCCATCTGTTTGAGAATGAAAAGTCGTGCTAAGTTTCAAACAAATTCCTAATGAAGTTTGGAACTACTTCCAAAATTTAGTAGTAAACTGAGCTCTACAGTCAGAAATAATAGACACTAATACACCTTGCAAAGAGACAATTTCATCTAGATAAAGTTTAGCATATTGAGATGCAGTATAAGTAGTCTTCACAAGCAAGAAATATGCAGATTTGGTCAACCGATCTATAATCACCCACACAGAGTCATACCGATTTTGAGTTTGTGGCAATCTTGTCAAAAAATCCATAGTGATGCCTTTCTACTTCCATTCAAGTA
The genomic region above belongs to Cicer arietinum cultivar CDC Frontier isolate Library 1 chromosome 4, Cicar.CDCFrontier_v2.0, whole genome shotgun sequence and contains:
- the LOC113786135 gene encoding uncharacterized protein, translated to MVQWQRHIFPILRRIHKGIDNANHSASNLLISRFSSSLSQGQLQRQWSTSLPSFSRPIYHCLQRYQGISSSTQLLAKSSEETPVSSPLVPISLLGRSTGEEQNQKTITKADKVQAILKGIKQSPKKVNLVAALVRGMLVKDALMQLQVTVKRAAKTVYQVIHSARANASHNHGLDPERLIVAEAFVGKGYFKKRVSYHARGRSGIRFRAECRLTIVLREITPEEEADIARLKVHNFKKLTKRESRLVPHQLIETNPVWGRKNKSNSQNLDAAAA